Proteins from a genomic interval of Desulfofustis limnaeus:
- the fdrA gene encoding acyl-CoA synthetase FdrA: MHCKTAIIASSYYDSVVLMRVASQLKKRQNVAEVALFMGTEGNHDLLAQVGLATPESKEAGPQDLIIIVKAESDELAESIAAEAAQLLRSRRGADQAAADYRPRTLDRALGFLPGATLAAISVPGAYAAREAARCLDQGLHVFLFSDNVALEDEKRLKATAIERDLLLMGPDCGTAYLNGVGLGFTNVVERGRIGCVAASGTGLQAVACRIAQQGEGISHGIGVGGRDLSRDIGGIMTEYALKLLDQDPQTEVIVLLSKPPHETVARRLQEFCATLHKPVVACFQGSTIAAEALQQVVTLDEAADVAVRLVRGSSLVPQFFDDPEAVAAQLHHHGGHAVGKQVIGLFTGGTLAKEATLLLSATLGPIGMEVVASGGHMVVDLGDDRYTIGRPHPMIAPENRTEQLLELAAVNGLEHCGVLLFDVVLGHGSHLDPAGELAQALTQLRSRSGRLPSVVVSLIGTEQDPQDLSEQRRLLEEAGASVFSVNSQAARFAAMLVEPACRQTFLEKTR, from the coding sequence ATGCATTGTAAAACAGCGATAATCGCATCGAGTTATTATGATTCCGTCGTGCTGATGCGGGTCGCCAGTCAGCTGAAAAAGCGCCAGAACGTCGCCGAAGTGGCACTGTTCATGGGGACTGAAGGGAATCACGACCTGTTGGCCCAAGTCGGTCTGGCAACACCGGAAAGCAAAGAGGCAGGCCCTCAGGATCTGATCATCATTGTCAAGGCGGAGAGCGACGAGTTGGCCGAAAGCATCGCGGCAGAAGCGGCCCAGCTGCTCCGCTCACGCCGGGGGGCCGACCAGGCTGCAGCTGATTATCGACCACGCACCCTGGATCGTGCCCTCGGCTTTCTCCCCGGCGCCACGCTCGCCGCCATCTCAGTGCCCGGCGCCTATGCTGCGCGGGAAGCGGCACGCTGCCTCGATCAGGGTTTGCATGTCTTTCTCTTCAGCGATAACGTCGCACTGGAAGACGAAAAAAGGCTCAAGGCCACCGCCATCGAACGAGACCTGTTGCTGATGGGCCCCGATTGCGGCACCGCCTACCTCAATGGCGTCGGTCTCGGGTTCACCAACGTGGTCGAACGCGGCCGGATCGGCTGCGTCGCCGCCTCCGGTACCGGCCTTCAGGCCGTCGCCTGCCGGATCGCCCAGCAGGGTGAAGGCATCTCCCACGGTATCGGGGTTGGCGGCCGGGATCTGAGCCGGGACATCGGCGGCATCATGACCGAATATGCCCTCAAGCTGCTGGATCAGGACCCGCAGACCGAGGTCATCGTCCTGCTTTCCAAGCCCCCCCACGAAACCGTTGCCCGCCGTCTGCAGGAATTCTGCGCCACCTTGCACAAGCCGGTCGTTGCCTGTTTCCAAGGTTCCACCATCGCCGCCGAAGCCCTGCAGCAGGTGGTCACCCTCGACGAAGCGGCCGACGTGGCCGTGCGGCTGGTGCGCGGCAGCTCTCTGGTGCCCCAGTTTTTCGACGATCCGGAAGCCGTGGCCGCACAACTCCACCACCACGGCGGCCACGCGGTAGGCAAGCAGGTCATCGGCCTCTTTACCGGCGGCACGCTGGCCAAAGAAGCGACCTTGCTGCTCTCGGCCACGCTCGGTCCGATAGGCATGGAGGTGGTCGCCTCGGGCGGCCATATGGTCGTCGATCTCGGCGACGATCGCTATACCATCGGCCGCCCCCACCCGATGATCGCCCCGGAGAACCGAACCGAACAATTGCTGGAGCTGGCCGCTGTCAACGGACTTGAGCACTGCGGCGTGCTGCTGTTCGATGTGGTTCTCGGCCACGGCTCCCACCTTGATCCGGCCGGTGAACTGGCTCAGGCCCTGACCCAGCTGCGTTCCCGAAGCGGTCGGCTGCCATCCGTGGTCGTCTCACTGATCGGCACCGAGCAAGATCCCCAGGATCTGTCCGAGCAGCGCCGCCTGCTGGAAGAGGCCGGTGCCAGCGTATTTTCCGTCAACAGCCAGGCAGCACGATTCGCGGCAATGCTTGTCGAACCGGCCTGTCGGCAGACCTTTCTGGAGAAGACCCGATGA
- a CDS encoding TRAP transporter large permease, whose amino-acid sequence MPISDIILFFVAGLAMLLMGVPISPVMAIIGLIGGLLAFGYPFINSIGSVVWGVHNSFILTAVPLFILMGEILLRSGVADKMYTAMAKWMNWFPGNLLHTNIGCCALFAATTGSSVACAATVGTVSLPTLNERGFSKKLSLGSLAAGGTLGILIPPSIALIIYGSLTNNSISQLFVAGVIPGITLTLIFIVYLFIASIWIRNTGVVPVSWAERLRAVPDMLPPLFIFFVVMGSIYFGIATPTESAALGIVVSLFFAWRSGKLTFQLLHKCFVNTAQLTGMIILIITAAFILNLTLSLLGIAEMLTQQVLSLNLSLTQLILVMIVFYLILGMFLDVLSIQVATIPIAYPIMTGAGADPIWFGVFIVLMSEVAMITPPMGMNLFVIQGVRPDKGPLSDVIWGALPFALIMLAFTVILIFVPELVTWLPAKMKG is encoded by the coding sequence ATGCCTATTTCCGATATCATCCTCTTTTTTGTGGCCGGCTTGGCCATGCTCCTGATGGGAGTACCCATCTCTCCGGTCATGGCGATCATCGGCCTGATCGGCGGTCTGCTCGCCTTCGGCTACCCGTTCATTAACTCGATCGGCAGCGTTGTCTGGGGCGTCCATAACTCCTTTATTCTCACCGCCGTACCCCTGTTCATCCTGATGGGCGAGATCCTGCTCCGCTCCGGAGTGGCCGACAAGATGTATACCGCCATGGCCAAGTGGATGAATTGGTTTCCTGGCAACCTGTTGCACACCAATATCGGCTGCTGTGCGCTGTTCGCCGCCACCACCGGGTCGTCGGTGGCCTGCGCCGCCACGGTCGGCACCGTCTCCCTGCCGACTCTCAACGAACGCGGCTTCTCGAAAAAACTTTCGCTTGGCTCCCTGGCCGCCGGCGGTACCCTTGGCATTCTGATTCCGCCAAGCATCGCTCTGATCATCTACGGCAGCCTGACCAACAACTCCATCAGCCAGCTGTTCGTGGCCGGCGTCATTCCCGGGATTACGCTGACCCTGATCTTTATCGTCTATCTCTTTATCGCCAGCATCTGGATCAGAAATACCGGCGTCGTACCGGTTTCCTGGGCGGAACGGCTGCGGGCCGTTCCCGATATGCTGCCGCCGCTGTTCATCTTCTTTGTGGTCATGGGCAGCATCTACTTCGGCATCGCCACCCCGACCGAATCAGCCGCCCTCGGTATCGTCGTCTCCCTCTTTTTCGCCTGGCGCAGCGGCAAGCTGACCTTTCAGCTGCTGCACAAGTGTTTTGTCAACACCGCGCAACTGACCGGCATGATCATCCTGATCATCACCGCCGCCTTCATTCTCAACCTGACCCTGAGCCTGCTTGGCATTGCCGAGATGTTGACCCAACAGGTATTGTCCCTGAATCTGAGCTTGACCCAGCTGATCCTGGTGATGATCGTCTTTTACCTGATCCTCGGCATGTTTCTCGATGTCCTTTCCATCCAAGTGGCCACCATCCCGATCGCCTACCCGATCATGACCGGTGCCGGCGCCGATCCCATCTGGTTCGGTGTCTTCATCGTCCTGATGAGTGAAGTGGCGATGATCACCCCGCCCATGGGCATGAACCTGTTTGTCATCCAGGGCGTTCGCCCGGACAAGGGACCATTGTCCGACGTGATCTGGGGGGCATTGCCGTTCGCCTTGATCATGCTGGCCTTTACCGTGATCCTCATTTTCGTTCCGGAACTGGTGACCTGGCTCCCAGCTAAAATGAAGGGGTAA
- a CDS encoding TRAP transporter small permease subunit — protein METTKKISYIASCLFGYLCLGLSLFISVEVIMRKVFGKSLQGADELGGYVLAIGAALTFSIALIGNNHIRIDMFHYKMPPKMQAVMNWIATVSTIFLAALLAFSAFRVLRETLSYGSTAPTPWATPLHYPQIPWTLGLILFFALAAYQAIGATRLLLSGRWDDLRVLYQPKGSADEVKEELRDLQQR, from the coding sequence ATGGAAACGACCAAAAAGATCAGCTACATCGCCAGCTGCCTGTTCGGTTATCTCTGCCTCGGTCTGTCATTGTTCATCAGTGTCGAGGTCATCATGCGCAAGGTGTTCGGCAAATCCCTGCAAGGGGCCGACGAACTCGGTGGTTACGTCCTGGCGATCGGCGCCGCCCTCACCTTCAGCATTGCCCTGATCGGCAACAATCATATCCGCATCGACATGTTTCACTACAAGATGCCGCCGAAGATGCAGGCGGTCATGAACTGGATCGCCACCGTTTCCACCATCTTCCTGGCAGCGCTCCTGGCCTTTTCCGCTTTTCGCGTTCTGCGTGAAACGCTGAGCTACGGCAGCACCGCGCCAACCCCGTGGGCAACCCCGCTTCATTATCCACAAATCCCCTGGACCCTCGGCCTGATACTGTTTTTCGCCCTCGCCGCCTACCAGGCGATTGGAGCGACCCGTCTGTTGCTGTCCGGTCGCTGGGATGATTTACGGGTCCTGTATCAACCCAAAGGGTCGGCCGACGAAGTCAAAGAAGAACTGCGCGATCTGCAACAACGGTAA
- a CDS encoding DUF2877 domain-containing protein, whose amino-acid sequence MNETRATQTVPNYPQVLAIGAMIPELLSQSSRWQIIKTYRNCSYCRDVENQLICIGNERIGRGPFTITCTAVLPFSAEQSPSAEVLFAHDQLFVHRGRVCLNLDGAPLWQAGFATSAPDLAALADDLALLSETARRSAPAESLGALIPTLCRFSGQEPVATTPVASLVHRHVLDTIEQLRQVVTTHPGSVLPTTIAASLQRLIGLGYGLTPSGDDFCAGYLLGLAKMQQSGTALSLAGLLHEAAQRRTTAVSLAFFQALARGLVTQMHHQLLECLGNTHCSQRHQTLFDTADHGGTSGWDTLAGLVFGIEQAIAMSQGKDKQRFRHSALHARSGRRPPVNTCRRAGIN is encoded by the coding sequence ATGAACGAAACACGTGCAACCCAGACGGTTCCGAACTATCCGCAGGTTCTCGCCATCGGCGCGATGATCCCGGAGCTGCTGTCGCAAAGCAGCCGCTGGCAGATCATCAAGACCTATCGAAACTGCTCTTATTGCCGGGATGTCGAAAACCAGCTCATTTGCATCGGTAACGAACGGATCGGTCGGGGCCCTTTTACCATTACCTGCACTGCGGTGCTGCCATTTTCTGCCGAGCAAAGCCCGTCCGCGGAAGTGCTGTTTGCCCACGATCAGCTCTTCGTCCACCGTGGCCGGGTCTGTCTGAATCTCGACGGCGCCCCGCTGTGGCAGGCCGGGTTTGCCACCTCGGCCCCGGACCTCGCGGCGCTGGCCGATGATCTGGCGCTGCTGAGCGAAACCGCTCGGCGCTCGGCCCCGGCTGAGAGTCTGGGAGCACTGATCCCCACTCTTTGTCGCTTTTCCGGGCAGGAGCCGGTGGCGACCACGCCGGTTGCGTCGCTTGTGCACCGCCATGTGCTCGACACTATCGAGCAGCTACGCCAGGTGGTGACAACGCACCCGGGCAGTGTTCTGCCGACCACCATTGCCGCCTCCCTCCAGCGCCTCATCGGGCTCGGCTACGGTTTGACGCCGTCCGGGGACGATTTCTGCGCTGGGTATCTGCTCGGCCTGGCCAAGATGCAACAGAGCGGGACGGCGCTCAGCCTCGCCGGGTTGCTCCATGAAGCCGCACAGCGGCGCACCACCGCGGTCAGCCTGGCATTTTTCCAGGCGTTGGCGCGTGGTCTGGTGACGCAAATGCACCACCAGCTGCTCGAGTGCCTCGGCAACACCCATTGTTCCCAGCGGCACCAAACCCTGTTCGACACCGCCGATCACGGTGGCACCTCAGGTTGGGACACCCTGGCCGGGCTGGTGTTCGGCATCGAACAGGCAATCGCCATGAGCCAGGGAAAAGACAAACAGCGGTTCCGGCATTCGGCACTGCATGCACGTTCCGGCCGGCGGCCTCCGGTCAACACCTGCCGGCGAGCGGGAATCAACTGA
- a CDS encoding DUF1116 domain-containing protein, translated as MNIETANQQCLANIQASTAVWSDIRQAGDTIPGMNDYLVLHAGPPLTWEQMCGPMRGAITGACIFEGWATGPEEVARLAESGKLTFDSSHHHHAIGPMSGIITPSMQVNVVKNDAFGIETYATLYMGIGKVLRHGAFDEEVMAKLRWMNHDLAPLLKAALRETGGIDIKSIVAQALQMGDELHNRNKASNALLVNSLVQPLIKVGSKEAVLRAIDFIDKAGHFILNTVMAGSKGMLDAGGNIDGSTVVTAIARNGYETGIRVSGLGDRWFTAPAPTIDGVYFPGFGPEDANPDLGDSAITETIGLGSFSMAGAPAVVEYIGGTAQFAQQTSLQMYEITIGEHQMYKLPPLNFRGTPLGIDIRRVVETGITPVINTGIACRRPGVGQIGAGLTAAPLACFVKALEAFAEHSRAGQGN; from the coding sequence ATGAACATCGAAACAGCCAACCAACAATGTCTTGCCAATATCCAGGCCAGCACCGCCGTCTGGTCCGATATCCGTCAGGCCGGCGACACGATCCCCGGCATGAACGATTATCTCGTCCTTCATGCCGGTCCGCCCCTTACCTGGGAGCAGATGTGCGGACCGATGCGCGGAGCCATCACCGGCGCCTGCATCTTCGAGGGTTGGGCCACGGGTCCGGAGGAGGTCGCCCGGCTCGCCGAAAGCGGCAAGCTCACCTTCGATTCCAGTCATCACCACCACGCCATCGGGCCGATGTCGGGCATCATCACCCCGTCCATGCAGGTGAATGTGGTGAAAAACGACGCCTTTGGCATCGAAACCTACGCCACGTTATACATGGGGATTGGCAAGGTGCTGCGCCACGGTGCTTTTGATGAGGAGGTCATGGCCAAGCTGCGCTGGATGAATCACGACCTGGCCCCCCTGCTCAAAGCGGCCTTGCGGGAAACGGGCGGCATCGATATCAAGAGCATCGTTGCCCAGGCCCTGCAGATGGGCGATGAGTTGCACAACCGCAACAAGGCGAGCAATGCACTGCTGGTGAACAGCCTGGTCCAGCCGCTCATCAAGGTGGGAAGCAAGGAAGCGGTGCTTCGGGCGATCGATTTCATCGACAAGGCGGGACATTTCATCCTCAACACCGTCATGGCCGGGTCCAAGGGCATGCTCGACGCCGGCGGCAACATCGACGGATCGACCGTGGTTACCGCCATCGCCCGCAACGGATACGAAACGGGAATCCGGGTCAGCGGCCTGGGTGATCGCTGGTTCACCGCCCCGGCGCCGACCATCGATGGCGTCTATTTTCCCGGTTTCGGCCCGGAAGATGCGAATCCGGACCTGGGTGACTCGGCGATCACCGAGACCATCGGACTCGGATCCTTCTCCATGGCCGGGGCCCCTGCTGTGGTCGAATATATCGGCGGAACCGCCCAGTTCGCCCAGCAGACGTCGCTGCAGATGTATGAAATCACCATCGGCGAACACCAGATGTATAAGCTGCCGCCCCTGAACTTCCGGGGTACGCCGCTGGGCATCGATATCCGTCGGGTGGTGGAAACCGGCATCACTCCGGTCATCAATACCGGCATCGCCTGTCGACGCCCCGGAGTCGGGCAGATCGGCGCCGGGTTAACCGCCGCGCCGCTGGCCTGCTTCGTCAAGGCGCTGGAGGCCTTCGCCGAGCACTCTCGTGCCGGACAAGGCAACTGA
- a CDS encoding GntR family transcriptional regulator has translation MTAGLMGELVTTPKTIAEQVYNLLRSRILEQQIKPGERLLEIAVCESLNVSRTPVREAFRLLQQDGLVERIPQGGVRVTGLSLEELKEISALRTVLEVYAVELACDLIEEEEIEKLEQILSQAAALVSAEAEGKSIDVAELSRLNTVFHDTICSAARSAYLNKILEIVRLPILRFRPFSLGDREHRLRGVTEHRQMVTMLRQRDKNGLKELTAKHVGDVSTAIARMLASNQGT, from the coding sequence ATGACTGCCGGATTGATGGGAGAGCTGGTCACGACGCCGAAAACCATTGCCGAACAAGTGTACAACTTGTTGCGCAGCCGCATTCTCGAGCAGCAGATAAAACCCGGCGAGCGGTTGCTGGAGATTGCCGTCTGCGAGTCACTCAACGTCAGTCGCACTCCGGTCCGTGAGGCCTTTCGCCTGCTCCAGCAAGATGGCCTGGTCGAACGCATCCCGCAGGGCGGTGTTCGGGTTACCGGCCTGTCCTTGGAGGAACTGAAAGAAATATCCGCCCTACGCACCGTGCTGGAAGTCTATGCCGTTGAGTTGGCTTGCGACCTCATCGAAGAAGAAGAGATCGAAAAGCTGGAACAGATCCTCAGCCAGGCAGCCGCCCTGGTGTCGGCTGAAGCTGAAGGAAAAAGCATCGATGTGGCCGAGTTGAGCCGGCTCAATACGGTCTTTCACGACACCATCTGTTCCGCAGCGCGCAGTGCGTATTTGAACAAGATTTTGGAAATCGTCCGTTTGCCGATCCTTCGCTTCCGCCCCTTCTCCCTCGGGGATCGGGAGCACCGGCTGCGGGGAGTCACCGAGCATAGGCAAATGGTGACCATGCTGCGGCAACGAGACAAGAACGGCTTGAAAGAACTGACGGCAAAACATGTGGGCGACGTATCCACGGCCATCGCCCGCATGCTGGCGTCAAACCAAGGCACGTAG
- a CDS encoding TRAP transporter substrate-binding protein → MKRLTIALATVGMIAAASMSFAAEKTYNVLGQPLATGLIQKNKEQPFFENFAANTGLDISANYKPIDVTGIQSEETLRVLKNGLFDIVSIRTAQAARDEVFLLGQDLVGLNPNYETARKVYDAYKPHFAARLQEKFNAKLLGLWPFGPQVLFCKPEIKGLSDLKGKKVRVYDQSLAQFIESIGATPVPIGFSETQQALSRGVTECAITGASSANTAGWPEVTEYFMPIGFQVGFNGYAINMNTWNKLSAEEQQKMQAAFDKMVDEIWVYSEELFEDALRCNVGKEPCTTVTKYNMKEVPVTEEDLRIVADAVKAVSFPAWSETCEKSYPGCATKWKEILGPMTGIE, encoded by the coding sequence ATGAAACGACTGACCATCGCCCTTGCCACCGTCGGCATGATCGCTGCTGCAAGCATGAGTTTTGCGGCGGAGAAAACCTACAATGTTCTCGGACAACCGCTGGCAACCGGTCTGATCCAGAAAAACAAGGAGCAACCGTTCTTCGAGAATTTTGCCGCCAACACCGGACTCGATATCAGCGCCAACTACAAACCGATCGATGTGACCGGCATCCAATCGGAAGAGACCCTTCGTGTGCTGAAAAACGGACTGTTCGACATCGTCTCCATTCGTACCGCCCAAGCGGCTCGGGACGAGGTCTTTCTGCTCGGTCAGGATCTGGTCGGGCTAAACCCGAACTACGAAACAGCACGCAAGGTGTATGACGCCTATAAGCCTCACTTCGCCGCCCGTCTGCAGGAGAAGTTCAACGCGAAGCTGCTCGGCCTGTGGCCATTTGGCCCCCAGGTCCTGTTCTGCAAACCAGAGATCAAAGGCCTGAGCGACCTGAAAGGTAAAAAAGTACGCGTTTATGACCAAAGCCTGGCCCAGTTCATCGAGAGTATCGGCGCCACGCCGGTACCGATCGGTTTCAGCGAAACCCAGCAGGCGCTGTCGCGCGGCGTCACCGAATGCGCCATCACCGGTGCCAGCTCGGCCAATACCGCCGGCTGGCCGGAAGTTACCGAATACTTCATGCCCATCGGCTTCCAGGTCGGTTTCAACGGCTATGCCATCAACATGAATACCTGGAACAAGCTGTCCGCCGAAGAGCAACAGAAGATGCAAGCCGCATTCGACAAGATGGTGGACGAGATCTGGGTCTATTCCGAGGAGTTGTTTGAAGACGCCCTGCGCTGCAATGTAGGCAAGGAACCGTGCACCACGGTCACCAAATACAACATGAAGGAAGTCCCGGTTACCGAAGAGGACCTGAGGATTGTCGCCGATGCGGTCAAAGCGGTATCCTTCCCCGCCTGGTCGGAGACCTGCGAAAAGAGTTACCCGGGTTGTGCCACGAAGTGGAAAGAGATCCTCGGGCCGATGACCGGGATCGAATAA
- a CDS encoding NADP-dependent malic enzyme translates to MATDIYAEALEYHRSGRKGKIEVIVTKPFSTQKDLSLAYSPGVAKPCLEIAANPEDAYEYTAKANLVAVISNGTSVLGLGNIGAMAGKPVMEGKGALFKKFADIDVFDIEVATEDPDELIRTCELIAPTFGGINLEDIKAPQCFYVEETLKKRVNIPVFHDDQHGTAIITAAAFLNALEVTGRDIRSVKAVFNGAGAAGIACAKMFVALGLPKENLIMCDSKGIIYRGRAESMNPYKEQLANDTELRTLAEALRGADVFCGVSVAGALTPEMLKTMAPKPIVFAMANPEPEISYPDAIAARPDCIIATGRSDYPNQVNNVLCFPFLFRGALDVRASEINTEMKIAAVKAIADLAKEEVPDQVLRAYGVDNFEFGPEYLIPTPFDPRALLRIAPAVAKAAMETGVARKKIDDLQAYTDHLETTLGRSKAILRYVTNRVKKDHVRVVYPEGNNKKIVRAAIRVMEENIATPVLLGNHREISDLISKHGVSNHSIMIIDPSQEDDCVERYARAYYAKKQRSGITLPYARDIMRRDPGFFGAMMLSGGDTDCMIYGQSLPYPYAIRRVLSCIGRNPERKTVASVYMMVFKTRTLFFADTTVNINPSEQQLAEIAVSVAEFVREFDITPKIAMLSYSNFGSSDTPGAAKIARATALVKELAPDLEVDGEMQANLAFNTELREEIFPFCTLKGEPNVLIFPDLNAANIAYKLCMRLAEVDAIGPILVGLNRSAHVVERGAHADNIFNLTALAALKARQHATSNR, encoded by the coding sequence ATGGCAACCGATATCTACGCCGAAGCACTCGAATATCATCGCAGCGGCCGTAAAGGCAAGATCGAGGTCATCGTTACCAAGCCGTTTTCCACCCAGAAGGATCTCTCCCTGGCCTATAGTCCCGGGGTAGCCAAGCCCTGCCTGGAAATAGCCGCCAACCCGGAAGACGCCTACGAATACACCGCCAAGGCCAACCTGGTGGCGGTCATCTCCAACGGCACCTCCGTTCTCGGCCTGGGCAACATCGGCGCCATGGCAGGGAAACCGGTCATGGAAGGCAAGGGGGCCCTCTTCAAAAAATTCGCCGACATAGATGTCTTCGACATTGAAGTCGCCACCGAAGATCCGGACGAATTGATCCGCACCTGCGAATTGATCGCCCCCACCTTCGGCGGCATCAACCTGGAGGACATCAAGGCCCCGCAGTGTTTCTACGTGGAGGAAACCTTAAAAAAACGGGTGAACATCCCGGTCTTTCATGACGACCAGCACGGCACCGCCATCATCACCGCGGCAGCCTTTCTCAACGCCCTGGAAGTCACCGGACGCGATATCCGCTCCGTCAAGGCGGTGTTCAACGGCGCCGGTGCCGCCGGCATTGCCTGCGCCAAGATGTTTGTCGCCCTGGGGTTGCCCAAGGAAAACCTGATCATGTGTGACTCCAAGGGCATCATCTACCGCGGCCGTGCCGAGTCCATGAACCCCTACAAGGAGCAGTTGGCCAACGACACCGAACTGCGCACCCTGGCCGAGGCGCTGCGGGGGGCGGATGTCTTCTGCGGCGTCAGCGTGGCCGGCGCCTTGACGCCGGAAATGCTGAAGACCATGGCACCCAAGCCGATCGTGTTTGCCATGGCCAATCCGGAACCGGAAATATCCTATCCGGACGCCATCGCCGCCCGACCAGACTGTATCATCGCCACCGGACGCAGCGACTACCCCAACCAGGTCAACAACGTCCTCTGCTTTCCCTTCCTCTTCCGCGGCGCCCTGGACGTGCGCGCCAGCGAGATCAACACCGAGATGAAGATCGCCGCGGTCAAGGCCATCGCCGATTTGGCCAAGGAAGAGGTCCCCGACCAGGTGCTGCGGGCCTATGGCGTCGACAACTTCGAATTCGGGCCCGAATACCTGATCCCCACTCCGTTTGACCCCCGCGCCCTGCTGCGCATCGCTCCGGCGGTGGCCAAGGCCGCCATGGAGACCGGCGTGGCCCGCAAAAAAATCGACGATCTGCAGGCCTACACCGACCATCTGGAAACGACACTGGGCCGATCCAAGGCAATTTTGCGCTACGTCACCAACCGGGTCAAAAAAGATCATGTCCGGGTCGTCTATCCGGAGGGCAACAACAAGAAGATCGTCAGGGCCGCCATCCGGGTCATGGAGGAAAACATCGCCACCCCGGTCCTGCTGGGAAACCACCGGGAAATCAGCGACTTGATCAGCAAGCATGGGGTTTCCAACCACTCCATCATGATCATCGACCCGTCCCAGGAAGACGATTGCGTCGAGCGCTATGCCCGTGCCTATTACGCTAAAAAGCAGCGTTCCGGCATCACGCTGCCCTACGCCCGCGATATCATGCGCCGTGATCCCGGTTTTTTCGGGGCGATGATGCTCAGCGGCGGTGATACGGACTGCATGATCTACGGCCAATCGCTCCCTTACCCCTATGCTATCCGCCGGGTACTCAGTTGTATCGGCCGTAACCCGGAACGAAAAACGGTGGCCAGCGTCTACATGATGGTCTTCAAAACGCGGACCCTGTTCTTTGCCGACACCACCGTCAACATCAACCCGAGCGAGCAACAGCTGGCCGAGATCGCCGTCTCGGTGGCCGAGTTCGTCCGCGAATTCGACATCACACCGAAAATCGCCATGCTCTCCTACTCGAATTTCGGTTCTTCCGACACCCCCGGTGCGGCTAAAATCGCCCGGGCCACGGCCCTGGTCAAGGAACTGGCGCCGGATTTGGAAGTGGATGGAGAAATGCAGGCCAACCTGGCCTTCAACACCGAGCTACGCGAGGAGATTTTTCCTTTCTGCACCTTGAAAGGTGAACCAAATGTCCTCATCTTCCCCGATCTCAACGCTGCCAATATCGCTTACAAGCTCTGCATGCGGCTGGCCGAGGTGGACGCCATCGGCCCGATCCTGGTCGGCCTGAACCGTTCCGCCCATGTGGTAGAACGCGGCGCCCATGCCGACAACATCTTCAACCTCACCGCCCTGGCAGCACTCAAAGCCAGACAACACGCCACGTCCAACCGCTGA
- a CDS encoding carbamate kinase — protein sequence MARAYGIPEKLLIALGGNAIHPEGIRGTGQEQFAMAAAAAQALLPVLQSETRLVITHGNGPGVGKVLMRQAIAKNRVAIQPLDICVANSQGGISYVIMQALQNALRSIHHRRPVASLVCEVEVNPDDPAFANPDKPLGYFFSEAEARDLEKEFGWIMKEDAKRGWRMVVPSPQPHRVIDSDIINTLMRQGVIVITGGGGGIPVTVDAGNQLRGVEAVIDKDLTSALLARQLGIDDLLILTSVDRVKIHFGTPQEQSLDELSLDELKSYEAEGHFSAGSMGPKIGAVRHFLEAGGRRAIIADLKDAYDALLGRTGTRVIHP from the coding sequence ATGGCTCGAGCGTACGGTATTCCAGAGAAACTGCTCATCGCCCTGGGCGGCAATGCCATCCACCCCGAGGGCATCAGGGGGACCGGGCAGGAACAGTTCGCCATGGCCGCCGCAGCGGCGCAAGCGTTGCTGCCGGTGCTGCAGAGTGAGACCCGGTTGGTCATCACCCACGGCAACGGGCCGGGGGTGGGCAAGGTCCTGATGCGCCAGGCCATTGCCAAGAACCGGGTGGCCATTCAACCGCTCGATATCTGTGTCGCCAACAGCCAGGGGGGTATTTCCTACGTGATCATGCAGGCGCTGCAAAACGCCTTGCGCTCGATACACCACCGACGGCCGGTTGCCAGCCTGGTCTGCGAGGTCGAGGTGAACCCGGACGATCCCGCTTTTGCCAATCCGGACAAACCGCTCGGCTACTTCTTCAGCGAGGCCGAGGCCCGGGATCTGGAAAAAGAGTTCGGCTGGATCATGAAGGAGGACGCCAAACGCGGCTGGCGCATGGTGGTCCCCTCACCGCAGCCGCACCGGGTCATCGACAGCGACATCATCAACACGCTTATGCGCCAGGGGGTTATCGTCATCACCGGCGGCGGTGGCGGCATTCCGGTGACCGTGGACGCCGGCAACCAGTTGCGCGGCGTCGAGGCGGTGATTGACAAGGATCTCACCTCCGCCCTGCTGGCCCGGCAACTGGGTATAGACGATTTGTTGATCCTGACCTCGGTGGATCGGGTCAAAATCCACTTCGGCACCCCCCAGGAGCAAAGTCTGGACGAACTGAGCCTGGACGAGCTGAAGAGCTACGAGGCTGAGGGCCATTTCTCCGCCGGCAGCATGGGGCCGAAGATCGGCGCCGTCAGGCACTTTCTCGAAGCAGGTGGTCGACGGGCGATCATCGCCGATTTGAAGGACGCCTACGACGCCCTGCTCGGCAGAACCGGCACCCGAGTCATCCACCCATGA